In one Deinococcus psychrotolerans genomic region, the following are encoded:
- a CDS encoding sensor domain-containing protein, with protein sequence MSQSVMALVTNLVLILDAKGEIIYASESVHQCLGYEVAALLGQPAADFLTFEQAAEVKSNLNAPPAPEWRQYQVRHQNGSWKSLAFTWTNLLGDPLVAGVLVVARDITDEVQIRRELAEQRKFYQTILEDLPYQVAVLDEQGRYVYTNPAATGNPEVRRGIIGLTDEEYCHWRGHDPQIAVNRQRHFDEASRSRRWVNWEEVMRDPDGHLRYHQRHYHPVFGSDGQLDRMIGYGRDDTERQRRLMMNARQTQALHLCAQGAPLQEVLDQILSALEASFPHSQAALCLGDEALPGPAAPGMTADILVGTARVGTLELHQPETGDLAEAQPVLDHLAGLASMVIERDLHLKQLERLAYADGLTNLMNRPAFVRALNQALASGQRPSVVILDLKQFRNVNSRYGHAAGDALLIAVARRIEHILPGCGVARVAGNGFALLIPGGPVESVITALPQVLSQPFAVRGETLYLNAHIGVSSEAQPQEDAEATVQEAEHALRQSKQLGQTISRYDAEEYAVELTAMTLEAELRQAFINRQLVLAFQPLVHARSGSLKAVEALLRWTHPQRGAISPQVFIALAEQSDLILDIGGWVLREACQQAAAWPGGPVQVSVNVSARQFESPRLKEDVLNALLVSGLPAHLLELELTENMLMTSGRDVVDVLEQLKALNVRLALDDFGTGYSSLAYLNRFPLDVLKIDRSFIQGLGLETYGQKNLAIVRSTIALAHELGIEVVAEGVETGLQREILVALGCDLLQGYFFSAPMPLEKAVTWRFGSGPRLTQP encoded by the coding sequence GTGTCTCAGAGTGTTATGGCGCTGGTCACGAACCTCGTCCTGATTCTCGATGCTAAAGGCGAGATCATCTACGCCAGCGAGAGCGTCCATCAATGCCTCGGCTACGAGGTCGCGGCGCTGCTCGGCCAGCCAGCGGCCGATTTCCTCACGTTTGAGCAAGCCGCTGAAGTGAAAAGCAATCTCAACGCCCCACCTGCTCCGGAATGGCGTCAGTATCAGGTTCGCCATCAAAACGGCTCCTGGAAAAGCCTGGCCTTCACCTGGACCAACCTGCTTGGCGACCCGCTGGTGGCCGGCGTTCTGGTGGTGGCGCGGGACATCACCGATGAAGTGCAGATTCGCCGGGAACTGGCTGAGCAGCGAAAATTCTACCAGACGATTCTCGAAGATCTCCCGTATCAGGTGGCCGTCCTCGATGAGCAGGGACGCTATGTCTATACCAACCCGGCGGCCACCGGAAATCCCGAGGTGCGCCGGGGCATCATCGGGCTGACCGACGAGGAGTATTGCCACTGGCGCGGACACGACCCGCAAATAGCGGTCAACCGTCAGCGCCATTTTGACGAGGCCAGCCGCAGTCGCCGCTGGGTCAACTGGGAAGAGGTCATGCGCGACCCGGACGGGCATCTCCGGTATCACCAGCGGCACTATCACCCGGTCTTCGGATCGGACGGACAGCTCGACCGGATGATCGGGTACGGCCGCGACGATACTGAGCGTCAACGTCGGCTGATGATGAATGCCAGGCAGACCCAGGCGCTGCACCTGTGCGCCCAGGGAGCACCGCTGCAAGAAGTTCTGGATCAGATCCTGAGTGCCCTCGAAGCGTCCTTCCCGCACTCCCAGGCGGCGTTGTGCCTCGGCGATGAAGCGCTGCCCGGCCCAGCCGCGCCCGGAATGACGGCAGACATCCTGGTCGGAACCGCCCGCGTCGGCACGCTCGAACTTCACCAGCCGGAGACGGGCGACCTCGCTGAGGCCCAGCCGGTGCTCGACCACCTGGCCGGTCTGGCCAGCATGGTCATCGAGCGCGACTTGCATCTCAAGCAGCTTGAACGGTTGGCTTACGCTGATGGCCTGACCAATCTGATGAACCGGCCTGCCTTCGTCCGGGCGCTGAATCAAGCCCTGGCCAGCGGACAGCGCCCGTCGGTGGTGATCTTGGATCTCAAGCAGTTCAGAAACGTCAACAGCCGCTACGGTCACGCGGCGGGGGACGCGCTGCTGATCGCCGTGGCCCGCCGAATCGAGCACATTCTGCCAGGTTGCGGCGTCGCCCGGGTCGCTGGCAACGGATTTGCGCTTCTCATCCCCGGCGGCCCCGTAGAGTCGGTTATCACCGCTTTACCCCAGGTGCTGAGCCAGCCCTTTGCCGTGCGGGGCGAAACGCTTTACCTCAATGCTCATATCGGCGTCAGTTCCGAAGCTCAGCCGCAGGAAGACGCTGAGGCCACCGTCCAAGAAGCGGAACACGCCCTACGCCAATCCAAGCAACTCGGTCAGACGATTTCACGCTACGACGCTGAGGAGTACGCGGTCGAACTGACGGCCATGACCTTGGAAGCGGAGTTGCGCCAAGCGTTCATCAACCGCCAGCTTGTTCTGGCATTTCAGCCGCTGGTTCACGCCCGCTCTGGGAGCCTGAAGGCGGTAGAAGCGCTGCTGAGATGGACCCATCCGCAGCGCGGAGCCATTTCGCCGCAGGTCTTTATTGCCCTGGCCGAGCAGAGTGACCTGATTCTCGATATCGGCGGCTGGGTGCTGAGAGAAGCTTGCCAGCAAGCGGCGGCCTGGCCCGGCGGGCCGGTACAGGTCAGCGTCAATGTCTCTGCGCGGCAATTTGAATCTCCACGGCTGAAAGAGGACGTGCTGAATGCCCTATTGGTCAGCGGCTTGCCTGCACACCTGCTGGAGCTTGAGCTGACCGAGAACATGCTGATGACCTCAGGCCGGGACGTGGTCGATGTGCTTGAGCAGCTCAAGGCCCTGAACGTGCGGCTGGCCCTCGATGATTTCGGGACAGGCTACTCGAGCCTCGCCTACCTGAACCGCTTTCCGCTGGACGTGCTCAAGATTGACCGTTCATTTATTCAGGGATTGGGGCTGGAGACTTACGGTCAGAAAAATCTGGCCATCGTGCGCTCGACCATCGCGCTGGCCCACGAGTTGGGCATTGAGGTGGTGGCCGAGGGCGTCGAGACTGGCCTGCAACGCGAGATTCTCGTTGCACTGGGCTGTGACCTGCTTCAGGGTTACTTTTTCTCCGCGCCCATGCCGCTTGAGAAGGCGGTCACTTGGCGGTTCGGGAGCGGCCCACGTCTGACACAACCATAA
- a CDS encoding DUF4132 domain-containing protein: MDVQEYLRSFQQPWKAPLEERLRAAPPELAGLIRPLLKESRDYREREKREAALTDYLHGSTESEQHDLAALFFPQFPETVQRTIDALLIRHPYTQGYERRAFRAPGERVQAVRAASWLMAVWQVTRDYPQDLEWFAVHAGLLNAWESQSLGLLLGQAISDHDAGVFQILRDTASTQHPVARMGRHVPLALLSSTDPEAWTLAEGLLLAAQRQEGLRQVILETVDEAGSEAFTRMLRLILQEDLLRFAAVLRAACVWFGLNYDVSELKVVRGLLTRALTFLEDTEAARAAVREGSGVDAYLALYILAMRDAAGAAELAHPIMHDADSERRMAAAQFLLASGRLEDTARAALIRDTDPRLATLAGQLVSRWHQPDDAPSFTFEEYLAYAQGLPAEAGHQPLLFPWLGQLPARAEAMNNLSAVLGDAHISRLAPYLGQMSGDGKTYVLKKIEQRHKENVQPIDAATRDLLLTLLQDHNSSVSQATVEVMAHLTPNPEEVGVIQTLLKRKSADLRRGLIRLLARDAALAEMSALELLKTSNTEQRQAGLQLLQEVGAAPPTEFTPKNLSEQTLYARLTEPEGQLSLDNGLGLFDPAALTRFEPLEIRERDYPRDVQRGAELLRSLDALIAANRERPLVGVGYDGEQTILLGNVSGWMLRPNSDGVMPLAELWDSWWEGRPNPQDGDLTRLGWTLGHYAARKDTTPAELETELTVDDLDDLDDDTDEEEIQATLEFNEARQHLLRQTLHRTLGPLATLLLEHADLLRAVQSYLMEKFRAELDTSLALDAWETALAYLPQGTPMLKHPEYSWRSEDPRSLLWPLRGNMAIYSQPDDVLQRYWRITLYQNAAFPQLPRWRPDTRLLMLAYERGWATRTDLMDQLIGKRTEREGYHSGNDFNDLSDYTRRKLRDGLPTMPDWTAAVDEVRARVLEVEVTRGDLETPATQPALALQSAAGAALPLRLLAGLGKNPLKRGYQGRNESRDVTFSHLIRVSFPAPSDTPALFAALVNDFKLADARLLDLAMFAPQWADLVAASLGWQGLRSGVYWLHAHTKESNWSVPQDIRDSWEAEIAERTPLSASDLTEGAVDVAWFKQMHKALGKERFAALLDAAKYASSSGGHKRAELFARAILGELAEDDLLARIHDKRNQDAVRALGLLPLSRAKARLFKELEGRYRVLSGFRRGAKQFGAQRQASERLAADIGMQNLARSAGYSDPQRLTWAMEARMAPDWQATVTADGVTLGIELTPQGEASLILRRGEKLLKTLPPALKKNPEVMAIRAAVTELKATRGRMRAALEEAMVRGDFFTPQELTDLGRHPVIAPMLGSLLWVLDEQTVGWWQGGQLQTPSGPQDIGQHSLRLAHPHDLYLSGQWPTFQQQIMEGGLTQPFKQAFREYYPLTAAEAGGALRSQRYAGHHVQPGKAAALFKARGWVTVPEEGVRKTFHHEGLNVWVDTSVGYGTPNEVEGAALNAVYFVRQDETDELGRARLVPLSEVPPRVLSETLRDLDLVVGVAHVGGVDPEASLSTVEMRGDLLRETLRLLKLGNVRLENSHALIAGQYANYTVHLGSGTVHRMPGGFLCVIPIHNQHAGRLFLPFADPDPKTAEVISKVLLLAEDKKIQDPTILEQLR; the protein is encoded by the coding sequence ATGGACGTTCAAGAATATCTTCGCTCCTTCCAGCAGCCTTGGAAAGCCCCGTTGGAAGAGCGGCTCCGCGCCGCACCCCCTGAACTGGCTGGACTGATCCGCCCACTCCTTAAAGAGTCACGCGATTACCGCGAACGTGAAAAGCGCGAGGCGGCGCTGACCGACTACCTACACGGAAGCACCGAATCAGAGCAGCACGACTTGGCCGCCCTGTTCTTTCCCCAGTTTCCTGAAACCGTCCAGCGCACCATCGACGCCCTGCTCATCCGTCATCCATATACCCAGGGCTATGAGCGCCGCGCTTTCCGTGCGCCGGGCGAGCGGGTGCAGGCCGTGCGGGCTGCTTCATGGCTGATGGCCGTCTGGCAGGTCACCCGCGATTATCCGCAAGATCTGGAATGGTTCGCGGTTCACGCCGGACTGCTGAATGCCTGGGAGTCTCAGTCTCTGGGTCTGCTGCTGGGCCAGGCCATCAGCGACCACGACGCGGGGGTGTTTCAGATTCTGCGTGACACGGCGTCCACCCAGCATCCGGTGGCCAGAATGGGCCGCCATGTGCCGCTGGCGCTGCTGTCCAGCACTGACCCGGAAGCCTGGACACTGGCTGAGGGCCTGCTGCTGGCCGCGCAGCGCCAGGAAGGGCTGCGGCAGGTCATTCTGGAAACCGTGGATGAAGCCGGTTCAGAGGCGTTCACGCGGATGCTGCGCCTGATCTTGCAAGAGGATCTGCTGCGCTTCGCGGCGGTGCTGAGGGCGGCGTGCGTGTGGTTCGGCCTGAATTACGACGTGAGCGAACTGAAAGTCGTGCGCGGCCTGCTGACGCGGGCACTGACATTCCTAGAAGACACTGAGGCGGCCCGCGCTGCCGTCAGGGAAGGTTCTGGCGTGGACGCTTACCTGGCGCTGTACATCCTGGCGATGCGCGACGCCGCTGGGGCCGCCGAACTGGCTCACCCGATCATGCACGACGCCGACTCCGAGCGCCGCATGGCCGCCGCCCAGTTCCTGCTGGCCTCCGGGCGACTGGAGGACACCGCCCGCGCCGCTCTGATCCGTGATACTGATCCCCGACTGGCGACGCTGGCCGGGCAGCTGGTCAGCCGCTGGCATCAGCCCGATGATGCACCCAGCTTCACCTTTGAGGAGTACCTCGCCTACGCCCAGGGCTTGCCAGCCGAGGCCGGTCATCAGCCGCTGCTGTTTCCCTGGTTGGGCCAGTTGCCCGCGCGTGCGGAGGCGATGAACAACCTCAGCGCCGTGCTGGGCGATGCCCACATTTCGCGCCTGGCTCCTTATCTGGGTCAGATGAGCGGCGACGGAAAAACGTATGTCCTCAAGAAGATCGAGCAGCGCCACAAAGAAAATGTCCAGCCCATCGACGCCGCCACCCGTGACCTGCTACTGACCCTGCTGCAAGACCACAACAGCAGCGTGTCGCAGGCCACGGTGGAGGTGATGGCGCACCTGACCCCCAACCCGGAGGAAGTCGGCGTGATTCAGACCCTCCTGAAACGCAAGAGCGCCGACCTGCGCCGGGGACTCATCCGCCTGCTGGCCCGCGACGCCGCCCTAGCCGAGATGAGCGCCCTGGAACTGCTGAAGACCAGCAACACCGAGCAGCGTCAGGCGGGGCTGCAACTGCTTCAGGAAGTGGGGGCCGCGCCGCCCACAGAATTCACGCCAAAAAACCTCAGCGAGCAGACCCTGTACGCCCGCCTGACCGAGCCGGAGGGACAGCTCTCGCTGGACAACGGCCTGGGCCTGTTTGACCCGGCGGCCCTTACCCGGTTCGAGCCGCTCGAAATTCGTGAGCGCGATTACCCGAGAGATGTCCAGCGCGGCGCGGAGCTGCTGCGGAGCCTGGACGCGTTGATCGCTGCCAACCGCGAACGGCCACTGGTGGGCGTGGGTTACGACGGCGAGCAGACCATCCTGCTGGGCAACGTGTCAGGCTGGATGCTGCGCCCCAACTCGGACGGTGTGATGCCGCTGGCCGAGCTGTGGGACAGCTGGTGGGAGGGCCGCCCGAACCCGCAGGACGGCGACTTGACCCGCCTGGGCTGGACGCTGGGCCATTACGCGGCCCGCAAGGACACCACCCCAGCAGAACTTGAGACGGAGCTGACTGTGGACGATCTGGACGACTTGGATGACGATACCGATGAGGAAGAAATCCAGGCCACGCTTGAATTTAATGAAGCCAGACAGCACCTGCTGCGTCAGACTCTTCACCGCACCTTAGGGCCGCTGGCAACGCTGTTGCTGGAACACGCCGATCTGCTGCGGGCAGTTCAGTCTTATTTGATGGAAAAATTCCGCGCCGAACTGGACACCAGTCTGGCCCTGGACGCCTGGGAGACGGCCCTGGCTTATCTGCCGCAGGGCACACCCATGCTCAAGCACCCCGAGTACAGCTGGCGATCCGAAGACCCCCGCAGCCTGCTGTGGCCGCTCCGAGGCAATATGGCGATCTACAGTCAGCCAGATGACGTGCTCCAGCGGTACTGGCGAATCACCCTCTACCAGAATGCGGCGTTTCCTCAGCTGCCGCGCTGGCGGCCCGATACCCGGCTGCTCATGCTGGCCTACGAGCGTGGCTGGGCCACCCGAACAGATTTGATGGACCAGTTGATCGGCAAGCGCACCGAACGGGAGGGCTATCATTCCGGCAATGATTTCAATGACCTGAGCGACTACACCCGCCGCAAATTGCGCGACGGTCTGCCCACCATGCCCGACTGGACGGCGGCAGTGGACGAGGTTCGCGCCCGCGTGCTGGAGGTGGAGGTGACGCGCGGCGATCTGGAAACGCCCGCCACGCAGCCTGCCTTGGCCCTGCAAAGTGCAGCGGGCGCGGCACTGCCCCTGCGCCTGCTGGCCGGGTTGGGCAAGAATCCACTGAAACGCGGCTACCAGGGCCGCAACGAGAGCCGCGACGTGACCTTCAGCCACCTGATCCGGGTATCGTTTCCCGCACCGAGTGACACGCCTGCCCTCTTCGCCGCGCTGGTGAACGACTTCAAGCTGGCCGACGCCCGGTTGCTGGATCTGGCGATGTTCGCGCCGCAGTGGGCTGATCTGGTGGCCGCCTCACTGGGTTGGCAGGGTTTACGGAGTGGCGTGTACTGGCTGCATGCCCACACCAAGGAGAGCAACTGGAGTGTGCCGCAGGACATCCGTGACTCCTGGGAAGCCGAGATCGCTGAGCGCACTCCCCTGAGCGCCAGCGATCTGACCGAGGGCGCGGTGGACGTGGCCTGGTTCAAGCAGATGCATAAAGCGCTGGGCAAGGAGCGTTTCGCGGCCTTGCTGGACGCCGCCAAGTATGCCAGCAGCAGCGGCGGTCACAAACGCGCCGAACTGTTCGCGCGGGCCATCCTGGGTGAGCTGGCCGAGGACGATCTGCTCGCCCGCATCCATGACAAGCGCAATCAGGACGCGGTGCGGGCGCTGGGCTTGCTGCCCCTGAGCCGCGCCAAAGCCAGGTTGTTTAAGGAACTTGAGGGCCGTTACCGTGTCCTGAGCGGCTTCCGGCGGGGAGCTAAGCAGTTCGGGGCGCAGCGGCAGGCCAGCGAACGCCTGGCCGCCGACATCGGGATGCAGAACTTGGCCCGCAGCGCCGGGTACAGCGACCCCCAGCGCCTGACTTGGGCGATGGAAGCCCGCATGGCCCCCGACTGGCAGGCGACAGTGACCGCTGACGGCGTGACCCTGGGCATTGAGCTGACGCCCCAGGGTGAAGCCAGCTTGATTCTGCGGCGCGGTGAAAAGCTCCTCAAGACGCTGCCGCCCGCTCTCAAGAAAAATCCGGAAGTGATGGCCATCCGTGCCGCCGTCACCGAGTTGAAAGCCACCCGTGGCCGCATGCGGGCCGCACTGGAAGAGGCGATGGTGCGCGGCGACTTCTTCACGCCGCAGGAACTGACAGACCTGGGCCGCCATCCGGTCATTGCGCCGATGCTGGGCAGTTTGCTGTGGGTGCTGGACGAACAGACGGTGGGCTGGTGGCAGGGCGGCCAATTGCAAACGCCGTCCGGCCCGCAAGACATCGGCCAACATTCGCTACGTCTGGCCCACCCACACGACCTATACCTGAGCGGTCAATGGCCCACCTTTCAGCAGCAGATTATGGAAGGCGGCCTGACCCAGCCGTTCAAACAGGCGTTCCGCGAATATTACCCGCTGACTGCTGCCGAGGCGGGCGGCGCACTCCGCAGCCAGCGCTACGCCGGACACCATGTTCAGCCGGGCAAGGCCGCCGCACTGTTCAAGGCACGTGGCTGGGTTACGGTTCCCGAAGAGGGCGTTCGCAAGACCTTTCATCATGAGGGGTTGAATGTCTGGGTGGACACCAGCGTGGGTTACGGCACCCCCAACGAGGTGGAGGGCGCGGCCCTGAATGCCGTGTACTTCGTGCGTCAGGATGAGACCGACGAGCTGGGCCGGGCGCGGCTCGTTCCACTCAGTGAAGTCCCGCCCCGCGTGCTGAGCGAGACTTTGCGTGATCTGGATCTTGTGGTGGGGGTGGCCCACGTCGGCGGCGTTGATCCAGAGGCCAGCCTGAGTACTGTGGAGATGCGGGGCGACCTGCTGCGCGAGACGCTGCGGCTGCTCAAATTGGGCAACGTGCGGTTGGAAAACAGCCACGCCCTGATCGCCGGACAGTATGCCAATTACACGGTTCACCTGGGCAGCGGCACGGTTCACCGCATGCCCGGCGGCTTCCTGTGCGTGATCCCGATTCACAACCAGCACGCGGGCCGCTTATTCCTGCCGTTTGCCGATCCTGATCCCAAGACCGCTGAAGTGATCAGTAAAGTGCTGCTGCTGGCCGAGGACAAGAAGATTCAGGATCCGACGATTCTGGAGCAACTGCGTTGA
- a CDS encoding FAD-binding domain-containing protein — MPKPPAPLPASLRDMPPAELFPDIFAQDAPHRGFARGGRAAALGALAAIDPVSYGRDRSYLDGHVTRLSPYLRHGVLTLAEVREAALTHAPDTAPSRVWKYVNELSWRDYSVRVYAEVGGLIWQDFEPYKTGLPASSYASEFPADIKDGETGAACIDAWSRELRQTGYLHNHVRMWLASYVVHHRRVWWQGGAAWFLTHLLDGDPSSNNLGWQWVASTWRAYPYLWNRGALVKYAGDRYCASCPLADAGCPFDATYTALSERLFEGKEAAPGESGHLDSARLEAVPWEPPLTPEVALGAVVWVHGDRLSPTNEALTAYPKGPAVFVWDDALLKEWDISAKRQTFIHECVQELPVHVLRGDVAAEVIRLARAHGASTVATTPSSSPRFRAIVTALEGAGLAVQHWPEPVFGESLTPLDLRVHGEYWRQISASAFGKDPAPPKPKRPRAKKGQSVKAKE; from the coding sequence ATGCCCAAGCCACCTGCTCCACTGCCCGCGAGCCTGCGGGACATGCCCCCAGCCGAATTGTTTCCGGACATCTTTGCCCAAGACGCGCCGCACCGGGGCTTTGCACGGGGCGGGCGGGCAGCGGCGCTGGGAGCGCTGGCCGCCATTGACCCGGTGAGTTACGGGCGTGACCGTTCATATTTAGACGGCCACGTCACTCGCCTTTCACCTTACCTGCGCCACGGCGTGCTGACCCTGGCCGAAGTGCGGGAGGCGGCGCTGACCCACGCGCCGGACACCGCTCCCAGCCGGGTGTGGAAATACGTCAATGAGTTGAGCTGGCGTGATTATTCTGTGCGGGTGTACGCCGAGGTGGGCGGGCTCATCTGGCAGGATTTCGAGCCGTACAAGACGGGCTTACCGGCCTCCAGCTATGCCAGCGAATTCCCGGCTGACATCAAGGACGGCGAGACGGGCGCGGCCTGTATCGACGCCTGGTCGCGTGAACTGCGCCAAACCGGTTACCTGCACAACCATGTCCGGATGTGGCTGGCGAGTTACGTCGTTCACCACCGCCGGGTGTGGTGGCAGGGCGGGGCGGCGTGGTTCCTCACGCACCTGCTCGATGGCGATCCGTCGTCCAATAACTTAGGCTGGCAGTGGGTGGCGAGCACTTGGCGGGCTTATCCCTATTTGTGGAACCGGGGAGCCTTGGTCAAGTACGCCGGAGACCGTTACTGCGCTTCATGTCCCTTGGCGGACGCCGGCTGTCCCTTCGACGCCACGTATACCGCCCTCTCGGAGCGTCTGTTCGAGGGTAAAGAGGCCGCGCCCGGCGAGAGCGGTCACTTGGATTCTGCACGCTTGGAAGCCGTGCCTTGGGAGCCGCCGCTCACCCCTGAGGTTGCTCTCGGCGCGGTGGTGTGGGTGCATGGAGACCGCCTCTCACCCACGAATGAAGCGCTGACTGCCTATCCAAAGGGGCCTGCCGTGTTCGTCTGGGACGATGCGCTGCTCAAGGAATGGGACATCAGTGCCAAGCGCCAGACCTTTATTCACGAGTGTGTTCAGGAACTGCCCGTTCACGTTTTGCGCGGCGACGTGGCCGCCGAGGTGATCCGTCTCGCCCGCGCACACGGGGCCTCCACGGTGGCCACTACGCCCAGCTCCAGCCCACGGTTCAGGGCTATTGTCACCGCGCTGGAAGGAGCAGGACTGGCGGTACAACATTGGCCCGAACCCGTCTTCGGGGAGAGCTTGACGCCGCTCGATCTGCGCGTTCACGGTGAGTATTGGCGGCAAATCAGCGCCAGCGCCTTTGGAAAAGACCCTGCGCCGCCCAAACCCAAGCGGCCCCGTGCGAAAAAGGGACAGTCCGTCAAGGCCAAGGAGTAG
- a CDS encoding ROK family transcriptional regulator: MKPIKKGGARIGVQRSGSQREHNRQQLLWQLLEHGALSRGELAGRTGLSAVTINLITRALEDQGLITEIGKTEGAAGRPASILDLHPQLGTLVGIDCQPGEIHFLTGDIRGHQRRKTLVQASDSEKMHAQLMEALAELLRSAPHGPVKHITVSVPAPVSDTGQMGEPNSLPQLDLAPLQEVAAHSGADVVLENDANLWALAEKYDGAASDEDDFMVLVQHRSGIGLGLYLGGTVYRGTNGMAGELALARWPHQAWPTPIEQLPEALKQAALAYLVGAVAASLDLRLVIVTDDAQSSGQDIIQSLQHLAPQLCVVRSHLGPSGSVLGALTASRLRYAASFLSSSAAPASTLSSALEPSLLALSPTYLSRRLS, encoded by the coding sequence ATGAAGCCAATTAAAAAAGGGGGTGCTCGAATCGGAGTGCAGCGATCTGGAAGCCAGAGGGAGCACAATCGGCAACAGTTGCTGTGGCAATTGCTCGAACACGGCGCACTTTCACGGGGTGAACTGGCCGGGCGCACCGGCCTATCTGCCGTGACCATCAACCTCATCACCAGGGCACTTGAAGACCAGGGCTTGATCACCGAAATCGGAAAAACGGAAGGCGCAGCGGGGCGTCCAGCCAGTATCCTTGATCTGCACCCGCAACTGGGAACCCTGGTCGGCATCGATTGTCAGCCTGGAGAAATTCATTTCCTGACGGGTGACATCCGTGGGCATCAGCGCCGGAAGACGCTCGTGCAGGCTTCCGACTCCGAGAAAATGCATGCCCAGCTCATGGAGGCACTTGCCGAATTGCTGCGCTCGGCACCACACGGTCCGGTGAAGCACATCACCGTCAGTGTCCCCGCACCGGTCTCGGACACTGGCCAGATGGGAGAACCCAACTCGCTGCCTCAACTTGACCTCGCTCCGCTTCAGGAGGTCGCCGCACACAGCGGCGCGGACGTCGTGCTGGAGAACGACGCCAACCTCTGGGCGCTTGCCGAAAAATATGACGGTGCGGCCAGCGACGAGGATGACTTCATGGTGCTGGTGCAGCACCGCAGCGGCATCGGCCTGGGGCTCTACCTCGGCGGCACCGTGTACCGAGGAACGAACGGAATGGCCGGCGAACTGGCGCTGGCCCGCTGGCCTCATCAGGCGTGGCCCACCCCAATCGAACAATTGCCCGAGGCCCTCAAGCAAGCAGCCCTCGCTTACCTCGTGGGCGCGGTGGCGGCCTCGCTCGATCTGCGGCTGGTTATCGTCACCGACGACGCTCAGTCCAGCGGCCAGGACATCATTCAGTCACTGCAGCACCTTGCCCCACAACTCTGCGTAGTCCGTTCACACCTGGGCCCGAGCGGCTCGGTGCTCGGCGCTTTGACGGCCAGCCGGTTGCGGTATGCTGCTTCATTTCTCTCATCCAGCGCCGCCCCAGCCTCGACTTTAAGTTCAGCGCTGGAGCCGTCCCTGCTTGCGCTCTCCCCCACTTACCTTTCCCGGAGGTTGTCATGA
- a CDS encoding ABC transporter substrate-binding protein, whose product MNRMILGLSLLLSSLSTVYAAPVTLHALFMKQAAYSEANIKDMTKAFEAKNPGVKINLEFVPYEGLHDKIVSSASAGSNGYDVVLFDVIWPTEFAKNGFLTDVTSRIPAADNTRVFSGAWTTVTADGKRYGMPWILDTKYLFYNKDMLKKAGIAAPPKTWEELQKQAAIIKAKKLVEYPIVWSWSQAEALICDYTTLLSAYGGQFYTGGKPAFNTGGGLKALQYMTGSLKSGLSNPNSTEYLEEDVRKVFSDGKAAFALNWTYMYAMANDPKQSKVAGNVGIVPAPGAAGVSQASAMNGSMGLGIPTGSPHKDEAWKFIQYLTSAPAQEQFATLSLPIWKASYSKPAVVKGQADLVKAANTSLNLMFPRPTIAQYPQLSTLLQTSLQRALLGSQTPAQALDSAAKAASRFR is encoded by the coding sequence ATGAACCGAATGATTCTTGGTCTGTCATTGCTGCTGTCCTCTCTCTCCACGGTCTACGCCGCCCCTGTGACCTTGCACGCCCTCTTTATGAAACAGGCCGCCTACAGCGAAGCCAACATCAAGGACATGACCAAGGCGTTCGAGGCCAAGAATCCCGGCGTCAAGATCAACCTTGAATTTGTTCCTTATGAAGGACTGCACGACAAGATCGTCAGCTCTGCCTCGGCCGGAAGCAACGGCTACGACGTAGTGCTCTTCGACGTGATCTGGCCCACCGAGTTCGCCAAGAACGGCTTTCTGACCGACGTGACCAGCCGCATTCCCGCCGCCGACAACACCCGCGTGTTTTCGGGCGCCTGGACGACGGTGACCGCTGACGGCAAGCGGTACGGCATGCCCTGGATTCTGGACACCAAATACCTCTTTTACAACAAGGATATGCTCAAGAAAGCGGGCATCGCCGCGCCGCCTAAAACCTGGGAGGAACTGCAAAAGCAGGCCGCCATCATCAAGGCCAAGAAGCTGGTGGAGTACCCCATCGTCTGGAGCTGGAGTCAGGCCGAGGCGCTGATCTGCGACTACACCACGCTGCTTTCCGCTTACGGCGGGCAGTTCTATACAGGCGGCAAACCAGCCTTCAATACCGGCGGCGGCCTCAAAGCCCTCCAGTACATGACCGGTTCGCTCAAGAGCGGCCTGAGCAATCCCAACAGCACCGAGTACCTCGAAGAAGACGTCCGCAAGGTCTTCTCCGACGGCAAAGCGGCCTTTGCCCTGAACTGGACCTACATGTACGCCATGGCCAACGATCCCAAGCAGTCGAAAGTCGCTGGCAACGTGGGCATCGTTCCGGCACCGGGCGCAGCCGGAGTGAGTCAGGCCAGCGCCATGAACGGCAGCATGGGCCTGGGGATCCCGACCGGCAGTCCCCACAAGGACGAGGCCTGGAAGTTCATTCAGTACTTGACCTCCGCTCCGGCGCAGGAGCAGTTCGCTACCCTGAGCCTCCCGATCTGGAAAGCCAGCTACAGCAAGCCTGCCGTGGTCAAGGGGCAAGCCGATCTGGTGAAGGCGGCCAATACCTCGCTGAACCTGATGTTCCCGCGCCCCACCATCGCCCAGTACCCTCAGCTCAGCACGCTGCTCCAGACCTCGCTGCAAAGAGCCCTGCTGGGCAGCCAGACGCCCGCACAGGCCCTGGATTCGGCGGCCAAGGCGGCCAGCCGCTTCCGCTGA